The DNA segment AGCGAGGTGGGACATACATCCGGACAGTGGGTGAAACCGAAAAACAGCATCGAGGGGTGACCCGAAAGACTGGCGCGGGTGAACGGTTCGCCCGCTGCCGTCACCAGATCGTAATCGGCCTGCCCGAGGCCGGCCGCGGGCCTGGGCGCAATGAAGGTGGTATAGGCATAAAGCCCGGTGGCGCCGAGCGCCGCCACGGCAACGAGCGTCCAGAGGACGGTGCGGAGATGGGCAAGTGCGGGCATGATCAGTGGCTCATGGGCGCGGCTGCAGCGGTCGCGCCGGCGCGGAGATCGAGGGTGACCGTACCGGCCTTCTCGAAGGTCAGGGTGACGGGGACGGCATCGCCTTCGGCAATGGCACCGGTGAGCCCCATGAACATGAGGTGATAGCCGCCGGGCTCAAGCACGACGGTGGCGCCGGCCGGAATGACGAGGCCATCGGCGAGCTGGCGCATCCTCATGACATCGCCCTGCATGGCCATTTCGTGGATCTGGCCTTCGCGGGCAATCGGACTGTCCACCGAGACCAGGCGATCATCCTCCGCACCGGTATTGGTGAGGGTGAGGAAGCCGCCGGCCACCGGCGCATTGGGCAGGGTGGCGCGGGTGAAGGCGCCCGAAATCTCGATGGCGCCAACGGTGACGGGCGCCGTTTCGGCGTGGGCCGCATGCGCCGACGCATCCTGGGCGATCGCGGGGGGGAGACTTGCGAGCGTGGTCGCAAGAGCGAGGGTGAGAATGGAAGAACGGCGGGACATGGTAGTTCCTTTCAGTTGAGGTCGAGTTCAGTGCCGATGCGGGCAAGGGTAAAGCGGTCGAGCCTGATATCGAGGACGAGGTCCCAGAGGCCGGCCAGCGGAATGGCTTGGCCCTCGATGCGCCAGAGGCCATCATCCGGCGTGGCGGCCTGCCGGATGGGTTCGATGCCGAGCGCGGGGGCGGAGAGGGTGAGATCGACGCTGAGCGGGGTGACCGGGGCGCCGGCGATGTCGGTGAGCGCGATATCGATGGTGACGGGGCCGGCGCGGCCGGGAGTGACCACGATATCGGCCATGACGGCGTCGTTCATGGCATGGGCATAGCCGGGGACGGCGAGGGCGGCCTGGGCGGCCTCGGCGGCGGCGATGGCGCGGGGCGGCGGAGTGAAGCGCCAGCCGGCGGCGAGAGCGACGATGGCGAGCACCAGCACGATCTCGCAGACGATCGCCCGGCGCAGATGGCGGCGGGCGGCGGTGTCGCCGGCCAGCGTGGGGGTGGTGAGACGGAGCCGGTTGAAGAGGGCAATGGCCAGCAGCACGGCGACGAGGCTGAGCTTTGCCGCAAGGATCAGCCCATAGGGCGCGAGCCAGGCGGGACCCGGCGCCCCCATCTGCACGCTGGCAAGGACGAGGCCGGAGAGGAGGATCGCGGCAACGGCATAGGGGGCGAGCCGCGAGAAGCGCGCGAGGGCGCGGCCGGCTTCGGGCGTGGTTTGGCGCAACGCGGCAAGGAGCGGCAGGAGGGCGCCGGCCCAGAACAGGAAGCCGGCGATATGCAGAGCAACCGCCGGACGGGTCAACCATTGCGGATCGGCCGCGCCGGCATGTCCGCTGACGGCCAGCGCCACCGCTGCCAGTGCCCAGCCGGCAAGAGCGAGGGGGCGGAAACGGTAGAGGCTCGCAAGGCCGAGGGCAAAGGCGACCACCAGCATCAACACGGTTGGACCGTAGGTGGTGGCAAAGCCTGTGCTCCAGGCAGGAGCAGCGAGGATGGCTTGTGGACCCAGGCCGAGGGCGTCGGCGCCGTGCAGACCCAGGCTCACCGGCGCCCCGACGATACCGAATAGACTTGCAGCGCGGGCGAAGCGCCGTGCGGCGGGTGGCAAGGGCGCGAGCAACTGGAAGACTGACGCCCCAAGGCCCAGAGCGAGCGCGGCGAACAGGATGGCCTTGCCGGCCCAGAGCAGGACCGCGGTCGCCGGGGGCGCCTCCGGAATGTCTGCGGCCGCGCCGGTGATGGCGCCTACCGAAAACACCAGCGAGCCTGCCACGGGGTGGGCATCGACCGAAACCACCCGCCAGCTGAGGACGTGGGTGCCGCGACCGGGCGCGGAGGGAAGGTGGACGGAAAGGATTTCTCCACCGGCCGCCGCCGCCGTGAGGTCGGTCGATGCGCCATCGGGGCCGATCAGGGTCATGGCAAGCGGCGTCACCGGCTCGTTGAAGATCAGGGCGAGCGTTTCGGGCGCCGTGCCGAGCACAGCGTTTGCGGCGGGCTCGGTCGACAGGAGCTGGGCATGGGCGAGCGCGGGCATGTCCTGCGCCAGCATCAGCAGCAGGATCATGAGCGGAACGACAAAACGGGCCGTGATGGCGGGCATCGTATGGTCCTGGCGCAGGAAGAGCGCGGGGCGGGACGGACAGGCCCACCCCCCTTATCGGTCAGTGGCCGGGAGCGGCTTCCGACGGCACGAGCGTGACGCTGGGCGCGGGCATGTCGCCGTCTTCCGAGGTCTCGATCCAGGCTTCTTCGCCGGTGGCGCATTCCTGGATGGACAGGAAGTAGAAGGGGCCGGGTTGGAGCGTGTCGGCAAAGGTGCCGCGGAAGACGAACTCGTCATACCACTCGTTGGGCAGGTTGCCGCCCGACCACACGATCTCCCTGACGCCTTCCGTCACCTCGGTGCCGTGGTTCATGTAGGCGTTTTCGTAGGGACCGGTGACGGTTTCGAGGTCCCAGCCGGCCTTGGGCATGGGCTTGACGTTGAAAAAGCCTTCGGGGATCTGGATGCGGACGGTGTGGGTGGCCTCGGTGCCGCAGCCATGTGGCACGCGGAGCACGGCCTTGTAGGACGAGCCGATGGCGGCTTCGCCGACTTCAAGGGTGGCGTGGGCGAAAGCGGGCGCGGCGAGCGCGAAAACGGCAGATGCGGCCAGGGTGGCGCAGGCGAACGTGCGGATCATGTGATGATCTCCGGTCAAATGGTCTGAACGTGGGCGGCAAACCGCCCGGGCTTGATCAGACAGCGACGGGAGGGGCGCGCGACTGCCCAAAATGGGCAGGCAGGATGGGACGTGAGGGCGCCGCCGTCTCCGCAAAGACCACGAGTTCGGCAACAGTGGGCGCCTCGAGCAGCAGAACCGGCGGCAGAACGGCCGTCAGCTGATGCTTGGCAATGCCGGTCACCGGACAGGTCAGCGCCGCAGCGGCCGCTGGGTTGCCCTCGTCGTCCTGCGCCATGGGCTGGCAAATGGACCAGCTCGACAGCGTCGAATAGCCAAGGGCATTGAGATCGCGCTGGAGGCCCGCGGCCTGATGCAGCGGCAGGAGCAGGGTCAGCACATAAATGGCTAGTACCGCGACTGCCATGCCGGCTTCGCGGAACATCCGACCCTTCATGGTTGGCGCTGAGGTGCTCACGAACATCTCGTTAGCGCGGGACGCTCTCGGGCTCAAGCAACTTGCGGCGGCGGGACGGCAACACGATGTCGCAGCAGAAAAGCAGTTGCCGTCAGTTTAGAACCGTTCTAACTGTTGTCTGGAACCATTCTAAACTGGAGGGCGGCGATGCTGCGCTTTTGGCCGGACACCCGTCGTGACTTTGCGTCGTTGAGCGAGCGGGAAATCCTTTCCCTGGCGGTGGCGGCCGAGGAAGAGGATGGGCGCATCTATTCGGAGTTCGCCGCGCGACTGGGCGACACCTATCCGGGCAGCGCAGCGCTGTTCGAGGGCATGGCCGCCGAGGAGGACGAGCACCGCCGCAGGCTGCTCGATCTCTACGTCGTCCGCTTCGGAACCCGGCTCGTGCCGATCCGCCGCGAGCATGTGCGCGGTTTCCTGACGCGCAAACCGGTATGGCTTCAGAAAACGATGACCCTGGAACAGGCGCGCCAGCAGGTGTGGGAGATGGAGGAAGGCGCCTATCGCTTCTATCTCGAGGCCGCAAGGAACGTCACGGATGCGGGACTGCGCAAGCTATTGGGCGACCTGGCCGCAGCCGAAAAAGGTCATGCCACGCGTGCCGACCAGATCGATGAAACCGTGCTGGGCGCGGCCGGACGCGACAGCGAGGCGCATGAAGTGCACCGCCAGTTTCTCCTGACCTATGTGCAACCGGGCCTTGCCGGGTTGATGGATGGATCGGTTTCGACGCTGGCGCCGGTGTTTGCCGCAGCCTTCGCCACGGGCGATACGCACCAGACTTTTCTCGTCGGGCTCGCCGCAGCCGTGGGCGCGGGCATATCCATGGGCTTTACGGAAGCCGCATCGGATGACGGAAGACTGACCGGCCGGGGCTCGCCGATCAAGCGCGGACTGGCGGCCGGCATCATGACCGCCATTGGCGGCCTTGGACACGCCCTGCCCTACCTCATCGCCGACTTCTTTACCGCCACCGCCGTCGCCATCGTGGTGGTGCTGATCGAGCTATGGGCCATCGCCTATATCCAGAAGCGCTATATGCAGACCCCGTTCTGGCGCGCGGTGATGCAGGTGGTGCTGGGCGGCTCGCTGGTGTTTGCGGCAGGGATCCTGATCGGAAGCGCTTGAACGGGCTTTGGCAGCGACTCCCACCTAATTTCCCTTCGAGCTGGGAAGGGGCGCATCGGGATCATATCGGCCATTGCGCGGCAATCGTTGGCCGCTATACCGGGACCATGGAGAAACACGAGATCGAGGTCGATGACGGCACACGCCTTCATTTTGGGCTGCTGGGTCCAAAAACGGGTGTGCCGCTGCTGCTCTGCCACGGGCTCGGAGCCGGAGGGGCGCAGTTCGAAAGCGATATGGAATGGTTTGCGGCACGCGATTTTCGCGTACTCGTGCCAGACCTCAGGGGCCATGGACGGTCGGGCCTGCCGGCCCGGGTTGAAGCCGGCAGTTTCGCGACGTCGCGACTGCGGGCGGATATCTATTCCATGATCGACCACATCGGGATGACCCGGGTGCACTGGATCGGCAATTCGCTGGGCGGCATTCTGGGACTGGGCGCGAGCGTGGAGGCGCCAGAGCGGCTGGCTTCGCTGAGCATTTTCGGCACGGCGCTGGCGCTCGACGTGCCGGCAAGGGGCTGGATGCTGGCGCTGATGGATCGGGTGCCGGGGCGACGGATCGCGGCGCGGATGACGGCCATCAGCACGACACACAACAGGGCCGCTCGACCCCTGATCGAGGCCATGCTGAACCAGTACGACGTGCGGGGGGCGGGCGCGATCGTGGATGATATCCGGCGCTACGACCTGACCGAGGCGGCACGGGCGTGGACGGGTCCGGGCCTGATCCTGACGGGCGGCAAGGACCGGGCGGTCAACCGGGCCCTGCTGCCGCAGCTGGTCCGGCTGAACGATCTGCCGAACTGGCGGATCGCGCACTTGGCCGATGGCGGGCATTGCGCCAATCTCGACGCCCGCGAAGACTGGCGTCGCGAAATCCTCAGTTTCGTGACGAAAGCAGCGGGACCAGGGCCCGGCGCCGCAGGTTGAGCCACAGGAAAAGCGCCCCTGCCAGCACCGGCACCAGCACCATGAGCGAGTGCGCCCAGCCGGCGTCCGGTCCGAACAGCATGAGATGCATGCGCCGGCCGGGCAGGAAGGTGAACGCGCCGGCCAGCATGAGGGCACCGGCATAAAGACCTTGCATTTCCGCCCGATGACGGCGGCTGTCACGATCGACGATAATGGCCTTGAGGCCATTGAAGAGCGTGACATAGGTGAACAGCGAGAACAGGTGGATCGGGCTGAAGGGTCCGATCAGCCGGATTTCGTGGATAAAGAGCGCGCTCGTCGCGGTGACGAGCATCAGCACGACCCAGATGCGGCCCAGCGCCTTGTGCAGTCTCGTGCCCTTTCGACGCCACAACACGAAGGCGCCGATGAACACGGCCGCGACGGCGGTGGCGACATGAAGCTGAATGGCGAAGTCGGCATGCAGGATAGGCTGGAGAGTCATGAAAAGGCTCCGCTGGGTGATTGCCCTGCATGGGTGACGCGGTACACTCGGCACCTCAACCCGCCCTACTCGAACAGCCGGAATACTTCGTGAGCGACAGGCCCATGCAATCCACGCTTCGCGAAATGCAGCGGCTGCTGCGCGACAGCCGAAGCTGGGCGGTGCTCGTGGTGCTGAGCCTGATTGCCGGCATGATCGGGCCTTTCGGCACCTATGAGGCGATCCCGGTCGTGCCGCGGCTGGCCTACTGGAGCGCCATCGTGGTGGGGACCGCTGCGATGGGTACGCTGGTGGCCAGCGTGGTCGAGCGGTTGTTGCGACCACGTCTGCCGGAGTGGCTGGCGGCGCTGATCGCAGGCGGGGCGGCGGGGCCGTTCATCGCCGCGCTGGTGGCGCTGCTCAATTGGGCCGTGTTCGGGCCCGACATCACCGTCATCGACCTGATGACGCTGACCATCTACTGCACCCTGATCTCGATGGCGGTGACGCTGTTGAGCGCCCTGCTCGGGGCGCGGCCCGCAGGCGCCGTTCCTGTCGACGCGGGCGCGGCGACGGAAGCCGAGCCGGCGCTGCTCGCGCGGCTGCCGCGCGGGCTGCGCGGCCGGCTCGTGCATCTGGCTGTATCGGACCATTATGTCGACGTCACCACCGACAAGGGCACGACCCTCGTGCTGATGCGCCTTTCGGACGCCATGCGGGAGACCGCGCCGGTGCCCGGACTGCAGGTGCACCGGTCGCACTGGGTGGCGCTCGACGCTGTGCGACGCAGCACGCGGCAGGCGGGCAAGCCCATGCTGG comes from the Devosia lucknowensis genome and includes:
- a CDS encoding copper chaperone PCu(A)C, whose product is MSRRSSILTLALATTLASLPPAIAQDASAHAAHAETAPVTVGAIEISGAFTRATLPNAPVAGGFLTLTNTGAEDDRLVSVDSPIAREGQIHEMAMQGDVMRMRQLADGLVIPAGATVVLEPGGYHLMFMGLTGAIAEGDAVPVTLTFEKAGTVTLDLRAGATAAAAPMSH
- a CDS encoding copper resistance CopC/CopD family protein; the protein is MPAITARFVVPLMILLLMLAQDMPALAHAQLLSTEPAANAVLGTAPETLALIFNEPVTPLAMTLIGPDGASTDLTAAAAGGEILSVHLPSAPGRGTHVLSWRVVSVDAHPVAGSLVFSVGAITGAAADIPEAPPATAVLLWAGKAILFAALALGLGASVFQLLAPLPPAARRFARAASLFGIVGAPVSLGLHGADALGLGPQAILAAPAWSTGFATTYGPTVLMLVVAFALGLASLYRFRPLALAGWALAAVALAVSGHAGAADPQWLTRPAVALHIAGFLFWAGALLPLLAALRQTTPEAGRALARFSRLAPYAVAAILLSGLVLASVQMGAPGPAWLAPYGLILAAKLSLVAVLLAIALFNRLRLTTPTLAGDTAARRHLRRAIVCEIVLVLAIVALAAGWRFTPPPRAIAAAEAAQAALAVPGYAHAMNDAVMADIVVTPGRAGPVTIDIALTDIAGAPVTPLSVDLTLSAPALGIEPIRQAATPDDGLWRIEGQAIPLAGLWDLVLDIRLDRFTLARIGTELDLN
- a CDS encoding YcnI family protein, whose protein sequence is MIRTFACATLAASAVFALAAPAFAHATLEVGEAAIGSSYKAVLRVPHGCGTEATHTVRIQIPEGFFNVKPMPKAGWDLETVTGPYENAYMNHGTEVTEGVREIVWSGGNLPNEWYDEFVFRGTFADTLQPGPFYFLSIQECATGEEAWIETSEDGDMPAPSVTLVPSEAAPGH
- the mbfA gene encoding iron exporter MbfA: MLRFWPDTRRDFASLSEREILSLAVAAEEEDGRIYSEFAARLGDTYPGSAALFEGMAAEEDEHRRRLLDLYVVRFGTRLVPIRREHVRGFLTRKPVWLQKTMTLEQARQQVWEMEEGAYRFYLEAARNVTDAGLRKLLGDLAAAEKGHATRADQIDETVLGAAGRDSEAHEVHRQFLLTYVQPGLAGLMDGSVSTLAPVFAAAFATGDTHQTFLVGLAAAVGAGISMGFTEAASDDGRLTGRGSPIKRGLAAGIMTAIGGLGHALPYLIADFFTATAVAIVVVLIELWAIAYIQKRYMQTPFWRAVMQVVLGGSLVFAAGILIGSA
- a CDS encoding alpha/beta fold hydrolase; amino-acid sequence: MEKHEIEVDDGTRLHFGLLGPKTGVPLLLCHGLGAGGAQFESDMEWFAARDFRVLVPDLRGHGRSGLPARVEAGSFATSRLRADIYSMIDHIGMTRVHWIGNSLGGILGLGASVEAPERLASLSIFGTALALDVPARGWMLALMDRVPGRRIAARMTAISTTHNRAARPLIEAMLNQYDVRGAGAIVDDIRRYDLTEAARAWTGPGLILTGGKDRAVNRALLPQLVRLNDLPNWRIAHLADGGHCANLDAREDWRREILSFVTKAAGPGPGAAG
- a CDS encoding DUF2306 domain-containing protein, encoding MTLQPILHADFAIQLHVATAVAAVFIGAFVLWRRKGTRLHKALGRIWVVLMLVTATSALFIHEIRLIGPFSPIHLFSLFTYVTLFNGLKAIIVDRDSRRHRAEMQGLYAGALMLAGAFTFLPGRRMHLMLFGPDAGWAHSLMVLVPVLAGALFLWLNLRRRALVPLLSSRN
- a CDS encoding LytTR family DNA-binding domain-containing protein, giving the protein MSDRPMQSTLREMQRLLRDSRSWAVLVVLSLIAGMIGPFGTYEAIPVVPRLAYWSAIVVGTAAMGTLVASVVERLLRPRLPEWLAALIAGGAAGPFIAALVALLNWAVFGPDITVIDLMTLTIYCTLISMAVTLLSALLGARPAGAVPVDAGAATEAEPALLARLPRGLRGRLVHLAVSDHYVDVTTDKGTTLVLMRLSDAMRETAPVPGLQVHRSHWVALDAVRRSTRQAGKPMLELVTGTMVPVSRTYLEATRAAGLLD